One part of the Bdellovibrio sp. KM01 genome encodes these proteins:
- a CDS encoding SpoIID/LytB domain-containing protein, translating to MRLFWALVCFLAALTYSISEAQAQSQPQAISQVSAKPPFDKELVRVRLLTNSKRVQVAGQALRFQILSQPYRNVAIPDSGSAEVRVMKKNGKHIWALRLNNRENEHLFKDKYLMIQGENLRVGAQSLPSRVLLSAGPGEQVDVVGVLPLDEYLAGVLSSEMPTNWPLETLKAQAVAARSYALSVMEERADKPYHLESSVLDQVFRHVTDGDESDPKLQKALKAVRDTAGVKLFAGNHNVLKAYYHADCGGHTTLAKNVWSGGVNSGVAVDNSCPTNPKAHWTVKVTRAELAQKLRMEDVTKLTLDRANNETRVRGVKVAMNDGEQKYINANEFRQALGFSELRSTLFEMKQEGDLYTFTGRGFGHGVGLCQWGSRALGLKGQNFVQILKHYYPAARVAQN from the coding sequence GTGAGATTATTCTGGGCCCTGGTGTGCTTTTTAGCAGCTCTGACGTATTCCATCTCTGAAGCACAAGCCCAATCGCAACCGCAGGCAATATCCCAAGTTTCCGCAAAACCCCCATTTGATAAAGAACTTGTTCGAGTTCGTTTGCTGACGAATTCCAAACGCGTGCAAGTGGCGGGACAAGCCCTGCGCTTTCAAATTCTTTCTCAGCCCTATCGTAATGTCGCTATTCCTGACAGTGGTTCCGCTGAAGTTCGCGTGATGAAAAAAAACGGCAAGCATATCTGGGCTTTGCGCTTAAATAATCGCGAGAACGAGCATCTGTTCAAAGATAAATATCTTATGATCCAAGGTGAAAACCTGCGCGTGGGAGCCCAAAGTCTTCCATCCCGTGTCTTGCTGTCAGCAGGCCCCGGGGAGCAAGTGGACGTGGTAGGGGTTCTGCCACTGGATGAATACCTTGCAGGTGTTCTATCCAGCGAAATGCCAACCAACTGGCCCCTCGAAACTTTGAAAGCCCAGGCCGTCGCGGCCAGATCTTATGCCTTGTCTGTGATGGAAGAGCGCGCCGACAAACCCTATCACTTGGAGAGTTCTGTATTGGACCAAGTCTTCCGTCACGTTACGGATGGTGATGAAAGCGATCCTAAATTGCAAAAGGCTTTAAAAGCCGTGCGCGATACAGCAGGAGTAAAACTTTTTGCCGGTAATCACAATGTTCTAAAAGCCTACTATCACGCTGATTGCGGTGGTCACACAACTCTGGCAAAGAACGTTTGGAGCGGTGGGGTGAACAGTGGCGTGGCGGTTGATAATTCCTGCCCGACAAATCCAAAAGCCCATTGGACTGTGAAAGTCACTCGTGCCGAGCTGGCTCAAAAGCTGCGTATGGAAGATGTGACGAAGTTGACTTTAGATCGCGCTAACAACGAAACCCGCGTGCGCGGTGTGAAAGTTGCGATGAACGACGGCGAACAAAAATATATCAATGCCAATGAGTTTCGACAGGCGTTGGGTTTTTCAGAACTTCGCAGTACCTTATTTGAAATGAAACAAGAAGGTGATCTTTATACTTTCACCGGTCGTGGCTTTGGTCACGGTGTAGGTCTTTGTCAGTGGGGCAGTCGAGCCCTGGGTCTTAAAGGCCAAAATTTCGTGCAGATTCTTAAGCACTACTATCCCGCAGCCCGCGTCGCGCAAAACTAG
- a CDS encoding slipin family protein, which yields MEFFIILLVVGAIILSSMVKILNEWDRGVVLRLGKAVGVRGPGLIVLIPFVERMIKVDTRTIAMDVKPQDVITKDNVSMQVNAVVYFKVISPMEAITKIEDFYFATSQLAQTTLRSVMGQYPLDDVLEHRDKINGALQGILDKHTESWGIKVTMVEVKQIDLPKEMQRAMAREAEAERERRAKVISADGEVQRSEKLAAASQMLASSPSALQLAYLQTLTEIAGDKSNTVIFPLPLDMVRPFLNSGNQN from the coding sequence ATGGAATTTTTTATTATTTTATTAGTGGTGGGCGCCATCATTTTGAGTTCGATGGTGAAAATTCTGAATGAATGGGATCGCGGCGTGGTCTTGCGCCTGGGTAAAGCTGTTGGCGTGCGTGGCCCTGGTTTGATTGTTTTGATTCCTTTCGTTGAGCGTATGATCAAAGTCGACACACGTACGATTGCGATGGATGTGAAACCTCAAGACGTTATCACGAAAGACAACGTCAGCATGCAAGTGAATGCGGTGGTTTACTTTAAAGTGATTTCTCCGATGGAAGCGATCACGAAAATTGAAGACTTTTACTTTGCCACAAGTCAATTGGCACAAACGACTTTGCGGTCTGTGATGGGACAATATCCATTGGACGACGTGCTTGAGCACCGTGATAAAATCAACGGCGCACTTCAGGGTATTTTGGATAAGCATACAGAATCTTGGGGTATCAAAGTGACCATGGTGGAAGTGAAACAGATCGATTTGCCCAAAGAAATGCAAAGAGCCATGGCTCGTGAAGCGGAAGCCGAGCGTGAACGTCGCGCCAAGGTCATCAGCGCCGATGGCGAGGTGCAACGATCCGAAAAACTGGCAGCGGCTTCGCAGATGTTGGCAAGTTCTCCGTCAGCCCTTCAGCTGGCTTATTTGCAGACCTTAACAGAAATCGCTGGTGATAAGTCGAACACGGTGATCTTCCCGTTGCCGCTAGATATGGTTAGACCGTTCTTGAACTCTGGCAATCAAAACTAG
- a CDS encoding nodulation protein NfeD, with protein MMKLLVPVLLVLLLGTKVSSAATCTLAITINEAITASTTDYLERAEKRALENKCESIFVRMNTPGGSLMSTRRIVERMLASKVPYLCLITPRGGHAGSAGAIILQACHVNGGVIATNVGAATPILGTGEKMPDDLRNKMINDTVSWLEGVTTLRGRDLKFSKDIVTEAKSVSSAVAVESKALDILAEDETDFLKKAEGRKVLMQDKAPIQVVVGDLREFTPDTRYQILSFIADPEFAYLLFMGSLGLLYVELTHPGLIAPGVIGGIGLVFSMIAFHKLEVAWGGLALILLGIGFLIAEIFIPSFGILGIGGLVSLFVGSVFLFDQSTGYTLPYTVILSVVLAIGAVFFGVGYLALKTLRLRSRDADQDLKDNVGVVVSTDENGHRGQMQIMGETWNFVSEDSLKPGEPVNVTARQGLTLNVKKNKE; from the coding sequence ATGATGAAGCTCTTAGTTCCTGTGCTGCTAGTGTTGTTGCTGGGGACGAAAGTTTCATCGGCTGCGACCTGCACCCTTGCGATTACCATCAACGAAGCCATCACGGCGTCAACGACTGATTATCTTGAACGCGCCGAAAAGCGGGCCCTTGAAAACAAATGCGAATCCATTTTTGTCAGAATGAACACTCCTGGCGGAAGCTTGATGAGCACACGGCGAATTGTCGAGCGCATGCTGGCATCTAAAGTTCCCTATCTGTGCTTGATTACTCCACGCGGCGGCCATGCTGGCAGTGCGGGGGCGATTATTCTGCAAGCTTGCCACGTGAATGGGGGAGTGATTGCCACCAACGTGGGTGCGGCCACTCCTATTTTAGGAACAGGTGAAAAAATGCCCGATGATCTTCGTAACAAGATGATCAACGATACGGTCAGCTGGCTTGAAGGTGTTACAACCTTGCGCGGACGTGATTTAAAGTTTTCCAAGGACATCGTGACCGAAGCAAAATCCGTAAGTTCCGCTGTGGCTGTCGAATCCAAAGCCCTGGATATTTTGGCTGAAGACGAAACCGATTTCTTAAAGAAAGCGGAAGGTCGTAAAGTATTGATGCAAGATAAAGCTCCGATTCAGGTTGTAGTCGGTGACTTGCGCGAATTCACTCCCGATACGCGCTATCAGATTTTAAGTTTTATCGCCGACCCCGAGTTTGCGTACCTGCTGTTTATGGGAAGCCTGGGGCTTTTGTATGTGGAGTTGACTCATCCAGGTCTTATCGCCCCGGGTGTGATTGGCGGTATTGGCTTGGTGTTCTCGATGATTGCTTTCCACAAATTGGAAGTAGCATGGGGTGGACTCGCATTGATCCTTTTAGGGATTGGGTTTCTGATTGCCGAAATCTTTATTCCAAGTTTCGGTATTTTGGGAATTGGCGGATTGGTTTCTCTTTTTGTGGGAAGTGTTTTTCTGTTTGATCAAAGCACGGGCTATACTTTGCCTTATACTGTGATCCTGTCCGTGGTGCTGGCGATTGGCGCGGTGTTTTTCGGCGTGGGATATCTGGCTCTTAAAACTTTGCGTTTAAGGTCCCGTGATGCGGATCAAGATTTGAAAGATAATGTCGGAGTCGTGGTCAGCACTGATGAAAATGGTCACCGTGGTCAGATGCAAATTATGGGTGAAACCTGGAATTTTGTTTCTGAAGATTCCCTGAAACCTGGAGAGCCGGTGAATGTGACGGCACGCCAGGGACTCACATTAAATGTTAAGAAAAATAAGGAGTAA
- a CDS encoding MFS transporter, with translation MNDSSMWSPLKISVYRNFWICAFLSNLGTWIQDVAASWVMTHLSTSPLIVSLLSFTSNLPVVFLSIAAGYLADQGHRRRILLASESMMFIAAAILAYLVWQEKITEGSLLLLSLVMGVGFALSNPPFQSVLTDLVPSERQAQAVLVYYIGINITRVLGPTLGGVILGGVGPAAAFCLNSLSFLGLILFFWKWPVKEAAPHHEEKKEIKFTQKEFEFLFSFHNMKLWVEIFIVTFFASSLWALYPTRGRLELGLNSWQYGSLLGFLGLGACFATIYSNKIMLPERTGQSLAGAYFVYAVGLFFIGVAPSYIFMCQGMFFAGIGWLILATLMNMSSRQLTGKSHLKATMLGVFLAVFYAGMALGSVSWGAMARMGSTSMALITSSAGLTVIALYKFLNSKVVKSL, from the coding sequence ATGAATGATTCATCTATGTGGTCACCGCTCAAAATTTCAGTTTACCGTAACTTTTGGATCTGTGCTTTTTTGTCAAATCTTGGAACTTGGATTCAGGATGTGGCCGCAAGCTGGGTGATGACACATCTTTCAACGTCGCCTTTGATTGTTTCTTTGCTTTCATTCACAAGTAACTTGCCGGTGGTGTTTCTAAGTATCGCGGCCGGGTATTTGGCTGATCAGGGGCATCGTCGTCGCATCCTGCTTGCATCCGAAAGCATGATGTTTATTGCTGCCGCCATCTTAGCATATTTGGTGTGGCAGGAAAAAATCACCGAAGGCTCGTTGCTTTTACTATCGCTGGTGATGGGGGTGGGCTTTGCTCTTTCCAATCCTCCGTTTCAAAGTGTGCTGACAGATCTTGTCCCTAGCGAGCGCCAAGCGCAGGCGGTGTTGGTTTATTATATCGGCATCAACATCACGCGCGTTTTAGGTCCCACCTTGGGTGGTGTGATTTTGGGGGGAGTTGGTCCGGCGGCGGCCTTTTGCCTAAACAGTCTTTCTTTCCTGGGATTGATTTTATTTTTTTGGAAGTGGCCAGTTAAAGAAGCGGCTCCTCATCATGAAGAAAAAAAGGAAATCAAATTCACGCAAAAAGAATTCGAATTTTTGTTCTCCTTCCATAATATGAAATTGTGGGTGGAGATCTTCATCGTCACTTTCTTTGCTTCCAGCTTGTGGGCTCTTTATCCAACACGCGGCCGTTTGGAGTTGGGTTTGAATAGCTGGCAATATGGTTCACTGCTGGGATTCTTAGGTCTGGGTGCTTGTTTCGCGACGATTTACTCCAACAAAATCATGCTGCCAGAAAGAACCGGGCAGTCCTTGGCTGGTGCTTACTTTGTCTATGCCGTGGGATTGTTTTTTATTGGTGTAGCACCCAGTTATATTTTCATGTGTCAGGGGATGTTCTTTGCCGGAATTGGTTGGTTGATCCTTGCGACGTTGATGAACATGAGTTCACGCCAACTTACAGGTAAGTCGCATCTGAAAGCCACCATGCTCGGTGTTTTCTTAGCCGTGTTCTATGCCGGAATGGCGTTGGGTTCCGTCAGCTGGGGAGCCATGGCGCGGATGGGTTCCACAAGCATGGCGCTGATCACGTCGTCAGCCGGATTAACAGTTATTGCTCTTTATAAATTCCTGAATTCCAAAGTTGTAAAATCTTTATAA
- the murJ gene encoding murein biosynthesis integral membrane protein MurJ, translating into MKNHAFLVGIAIFLSRIAGLVRERVFAHFFGNSAAGDAFKAALKIPNFLQNLFGEGVLSASFIPVYAQLLAKKHDEEAAKVASVIGSLMFLLTSLLVISGVFATPFLIDLIAPGFTGEKRELTIQIVQILFPGTGFLVMSAWCLGILNSHKKFFLSYIAPVIWNLTIIATLVIWGSKQMQFDLAITVAWGLVAGSFLQFFVQLPSALRLGKKIKPSLDLKISSVTTVMRNFVPVVVSRGVVQVSAYIDSMLASLLPTGAVSSLAYAQTLYLLPVSLFGMSVSAAELPSMSQAVGSDEEIRNYLKGRLNRGLQQIAFFVIPSVVAFLLLGDLIVGAVFQTGQFDASSTQTVWMVLIGSTVGLLASTLGRLYSSTFYSLKDTRTPLKYAVVRVISTTGLGVLFAFYLPGWLHLDAQWGTPGLTASAGIAGWIEFFYLRRALNRKIGETGLPLKFQAKVWSIAAVSAAVGAVVARLAMSQDLHVIIRAAVAVVIYGVLYFGLGYVFKIEQAQGFLEKVLRRLKR; encoded by the coding sequence ATGAAGAATCATGCCTTTTTAGTGGGAATTGCCATTTTCTTAAGCCGTATCGCGGGACTGGTTCGCGAACGTGTGTTTGCCCACTTCTTTGGTAACTCCGCAGCCGGTGATGCTTTTAAAGCTGCTCTTAAAATTCCAAACTTCCTGCAAAATCTTTTCGGTGAGGGTGTGCTTTCGGCCAGCTTCATTCCAGTTTATGCTCAACTTTTAGCGAAAAAGCATGACGAAGAAGCCGCCAAGGTGGCTTCCGTTATTGGCAGTTTAATGTTCTTGCTGACTTCGTTGTTGGTGATCAGTGGTGTTTTTGCGACGCCATTCCTGATTGATCTCATCGCCCCCGGGTTCACAGGTGAAAAGCGCGAACTGACTATTCAAATAGTGCAGATCCTGTTCCCAGGAACAGGCTTTTTGGTGATGTCCGCTTGGTGTTTGGGGATTTTGAATTCTCATAAAAAGTTTTTCTTATCCTACATTGCACCGGTGATTTGGAATTTGACGATCATCGCGACCTTGGTGATCTGGGGTTCCAAACAGATGCAATTTGATCTCGCCATCACGGTTGCGTGGGGTTTGGTTGCAGGAAGCTTTTTGCAATTTTTCGTACAGTTACCATCAGCGCTTCGCCTGGGTAAAAAAATCAAGCCCTCACTTGATTTGAAAATTTCGAGTGTTACGACAGTCATGAGAAATTTTGTTCCGGTCGTCGTTTCTCGTGGAGTTGTCCAGGTCAGTGCTTATATTGACAGTATGCTTGCCAGTCTTTTGCCCACGGGGGCAGTTTCTTCATTGGCGTATGCGCAAACTCTTTACCTATTACCAGTCAGTTTATTTGGTATGAGTGTTTCTGCGGCAGAACTTCCCAGTATGTCCCAAGCCGTGGGCAGCGATGAAGAGATCCGTAATTATCTTAAAGGTCGTCTGAATCGCGGTTTGCAGCAGATCGCTTTTTTTGTCATTCCAAGTGTCGTGGCCTTTTTGCTTTTGGGCGATCTTATCGTAGGGGCCGTTTTTCAAACGGGCCAATTTGATGCGAGCAGCACGCAAACGGTTTGGATGGTATTGATCGGTTCAACGGTGGGTTTACTTGCCTCCACCTTGGGTCGTTTGTATTCCTCGACATTTTATTCTTTAAAAGACACGCGCACGCCGTTAAAGTACGCGGTGGTTCGTGTGATTTCAACAACAGGTCTAGGTGTGCTGTTCGCATTTTACCTTCCCGGTTGGTTGCATCTTGATGCTCAGTGGGGGACGCCAGGTTTGACGGCATCGGCTGGAATCGCGGGTTGGATTGAATTCTTTTACCTGCGCCGCGCTTTAAACCGTAAGATTGGCGAGACGGGTTTGCCCCTTAAATTCCAAGCCAAGGTTTGGTCTATTGCTGCTGTCAGCGCTGCGGTTGGAGCCGTTGTCGCTCGCTTAGCGATGTCTCAGGATTTGCATGTCATCATCAGGGCTGCGGTCGCAGTCGTTATCTATGGTGTGCTTTACTTTGGATTGGGATACGTATTCAAGATTGAGCAAGCACAAGGTTTCTTGGAAAAAGTCTTGCGCCGCTTGAAACGCTAG
- the uvrC gene encoding excinuclease ABC subunit UvrC has product MASSKFEEIRDKVREFPTQSGVYLMKGPGDKIIYIGKAKSLRNRVRSYFTDSKDHSPKTRLLVSNILEVEYILTKTEVEAFLLEASLIKKHRPKYNIRLRDDKAYPYIRLSWSEKFPRLFVARKVKRDGSLYFGPYTSGLAVQGTIRFLNRTFKIRDCTDAMFNTRKRPCMTYQIGRCTAPCVEYISQEEYKGEVEGAKLFLKGQNKKVIKALKEKMMSAADEEKFEVAARLRDSIEAIKTILEKQSVINDTTEKDQDAVGYYGDDRGCLIETVHVRSGRVIGTRPHFLPHFDPNDPVEDPREWMVDFLNQYYEDNFIPDDVLLPLDIGSDLNKLMEQVLESRSETKSTVRFATDERGRNLVEMANENAKAHFLKYVSKSEEKLRGLQEIKEKFNLSEMPRRIECYDISTFQGAETVASQVVFEEGVPAKDHYRRYKIRTVEGINDFASMYEVLSRRFKHTEYEDPQLIVIDGGKGQLSQAIKILTEIGRNDIPVVGLAKARTESDFQKAEVESTDERFFLPGRANPVIFKNNSEAQHILVGIRDEAHRFAITYHRKLREGTSLESELDYVVGLGEKRKKTLLTQFNSIDEIRMADPSEIAKLKSFNRVLAERIILQLNESEEEEVEAE; this is encoded by the coding sequence ATGGCCTCGAGTAAGTTCGAAGAAATACGCGATAAGGTGCGCGAATTCCCCACGCAAAGTGGCGTGTACCTGATGAAAGGACCTGGCGATAAGATTATCTATATCGGTAAAGCCAAGTCTTTGCGCAATCGTGTTCGCAGTTACTTTACAGATAGCAAAGATCACTCTCCGAAAACCAGACTTCTGGTTTCTAATATCCTGGAAGTTGAATACATATTAACCAAAACCGAGGTTGAGGCATTTTTGCTGGAAGCTTCGTTGATCAAAAAGCATCGTCCCAAATACAATATCCGACTGCGTGACGATAAGGCTTATCCTTACATTCGCCTCAGTTGGTCAGAGAAATTTCCTCGTCTGTTTGTCGCTCGTAAAGTAAAGCGCGATGGCAGCTTGTATTTTGGACCTTACACGTCAGGTTTGGCTGTGCAGGGGACCATTCGTTTCTTGAACCGCACTTTTAAAATTCGTGATTGTACAGATGCTATGTTCAACACACGTAAACGCCCTTGTATGACGTACCAGATTGGTCGTTGTACGGCTCCGTGCGTGGAATATATCTCTCAAGAAGAATATAAAGGTGAAGTTGAAGGGGCGAAGCTATTCCTGAAAGGCCAGAACAAAAAGGTCATAAAAGCGTTAAAAGAAAAAATGATGAGTGCCGCCGACGAAGAAAAATTCGAAGTAGCAGCGCGCTTGCGTGATTCGATTGAGGCCATTAAGACCATTCTGGAAAAACAATCAGTCATCAATGATACGACAGAAAAAGATCAGGATGCCGTGGGTTATTACGGGGATGACCGTGGCTGCTTGATTGAAACAGTCCACGTGCGTTCAGGTCGTGTGATCGGAACGCGTCCTCACTTCTTGCCGCATTTTGATCCGAACGACCCAGTGGAAGATCCGCGTGAGTGGATGGTGGACTTCCTGAATCAGTATTACGAAGACAACTTTATTCCCGATGATGTCTTGTTGCCATTGGATATTGGCAGTGACTTGAATAAGTTGATGGAACAGGTTTTGGAATCGCGTTCCGAAACGAAATCGACAGTTCGATTTGCAACGGATGAACGCGGTCGAAATTTGGTGGAAATGGCCAATGAAAACGCCAAGGCGCATTTTTTAAAGTACGTATCCAAGTCCGAAGAAAAACTCCGTGGTCTGCAAGAGATCAAAGAGAAATTCAATCTTTCGGAAATGCCTCGTCGTATCGAGTGTTATGATATTTCCACCTTCCAAGGGGCAGAGACTGTCGCATCCCAGGTGGTTTTTGAGGAGGGAGTCCCGGCCAAGGATCACTACCGTCGTTATAAAATCAGAACAGTCGAAGGTATCAATGACTTCGCGTCCATGTATGAGGTTTTAAGTCGCCGATTTAAGCACACGGAATATGAAGATCCGCAGTTGATCGTTATCGACGGTGGTAAAGGGCAATTGTCCCAAGCCATCAAGATTTTGACTGAAATTGGACGTAATGACATTCCGGTGGTGGGTTTAGCCAAAGCTCGTACTGAAAGTGACTTTCAAAAGGCCGAAGTGGAATCTACAGATGAGCGTTTCTTTCTGCCGGGCCGTGCAAACCCGGTGATCTTCAAGAACAACTCCGAAGCCCAGCATATTCTGGTGGGCATTCGTGACGAAGCCCATCGTTTTGCCATCACTTACCACCGTAAGTTACGCGAAGGAACGTCTTTAGAGAGCGAATTGGATTACGTTGTGGGTTTAGGCGAAAAAAGAAAGAAAACTCTTTTGACTCAGTTTAACTCTATTGATGAAATCAGAATGGCCGATCCTAGTGAGATTGCAAAACTTAAAAGCTTCAACCGCGTTTTGGCGGAGCGAATTATTTTGCAATTGAATGAATCGGAAGAAGAAGAAGTCGAAGCTGAATAA
- the uvrB gene encoding excinuclease ABC subunit UvrB, with protein sequence MAKAYKKNFQLVSEFKPSGDQPKAIEQMVENIAAGLKHQTLLGVTGSGKTFSMAHTIARLNQPALVLAPNKTLAAQLYAEFKELFPQNAVEYFVSYYDYYQPEAYIPSTDTYIEKDSAINEQIDRMRHSATRSLFDRRDVIIVSSVSCIYGLGSPEAYEGMMIQVVSNTEMKRDHLLRELIRVQYQRNNVDFTRGTVRVRGDNVEIFPPYEEDRVIRVEFFGDFIERLSWIDPLTGQVLEEIDQIGIYPGSHYATGDDNLKRAIKTIQDELRDRLQYLNQNLKFLEAQRLEQRTYYDIEMMEQMGFCQGIENYSRHLTGRGEGEPPPTLLEYFPKDFITFIDESHVTVPQIGGMYRGDRARKTTLVEHGFRMPSALDNRPLNFQEFEKMMDKVVYVSATPGNYELQKSEGIIVEQIIRPTGLIDPVVEVRPVKHQVDDLLKEIRERIKLKERVLITTLTKRSAEDLTEYYENLGIKIKYLHSDIDTIERSEILRDLRLGVFDVLVGINLLREGLDIPEVSLVGITDADKEGFLRSERSLIQTIGRAARNLNGRVILYGDVITDSMKKAIGETERRRRIQQEHNEAHGITPQSIRKKIRDGLGETFDGSVGGQPLKGENRQEAIVNKYSHAPDKLTQEIDKLREKMRKLSKNLDFEEAAKVRDEIKRLQIVELGIRSGEVEGDSAKVNKDGLE encoded by the coding sequence ATGGCCAAAGCTTATAAAAAGAACTTTCAACTGGTATCTGAATTCAAACCTTCTGGTGATCAGCCAAAAGCGATCGAGCAGATGGTGGAAAACATTGCTGCAGGTTTAAAACACCAAACTCTGTTAGGTGTAACCGGCTCGGGGAAAACCTTCAGTATGGCGCATACTATTGCGCGATTGAATCAACCGGCCTTGGTGCTAGCTCCTAATAAAACATTGGCGGCTCAGCTCTATGCGGAGTTTAAAGAGCTGTTCCCGCAAAATGCGGTGGAGTATTTCGTCAGTTACTACGACTACTACCAGCCGGAAGCTTATATTCCTTCGACGGACACTTATATTGAAAAAGACTCGGCAATTAATGAGCAGATTGATCGCATGCGCCACTCGGCGACGCGTTCTTTGTTTGATCGTCGCGATGTGATCATCGTCAGTTCCGTTTCGTGTATCTATGGTTTGGGGTCTCCGGAAGCCTACGAAGGAATGATGATTCAGGTGGTTTCGAACACAGAAATGAAACGCGACCATCTTTTGCGTGAACTAATCCGTGTACAATATCAGCGCAACAACGTCGATTTCACTCGTGGAACTGTGCGTGTGCGGGGCGATAACGTCGAAATTTTCCCACCCTATGAGGAAGACCGTGTGATCCGCGTGGAATTCTTTGGTGACTTTATCGAAAGGCTGTCGTGGATTGATCCATTGACGGGGCAAGTACTGGAAGAAATCGATCAAATCGGTATCTATCCCGGAAGTCACTATGCGACCGGTGATGACAATCTAAAACGCGCCATCAAGACCATCCAAGATGAGTTGCGCGATCGCCTGCAGTATTTAAATCAAAACTTAAAATTCCTGGAAGCTCAGCGCCTGGAGCAAAGAACTTATTATGATATCGAGATGATGGAACAAATGGGTTTCTGTCAGGGGATCGAGAATTACTCGCGCCACTTGACGGGCCGTGGAGAAGGCGAACCTCCTCCAACTTTGCTGGAGTATTTCCCGAAAGACTTCATCACCTTTATCGATGAATCTCACGTCACGGTACCGCAGATCGGTGGTATGTATCGTGGAGACCGTGCTCGTAAAACCACGCTGGTGGAGCATGGCTTCCGTATGCCTTCCGCATTGGATAACAGACCTTTGAATTTTCAAGAGTTCGAAAAGATGATGGACAAAGTCGTCTATGTGTCCGCGACTCCGGGAAATTATGAATTGCAAAAATCCGAAGGGATCATCGTCGAGCAGATCATTCGTCCGACGGGATTGATTGATCCTGTGGTGGAGGTGCGCCCGGTAAAACATCAAGTCGATGATTTGCTGAAAGAAATCCGCGAGCGCATCAAGCTTAAAGAACGTGTCTTGATCACGACTTTGACGAAACGTTCTGCCGAAGACTTGACTGAGTATTATGAAAACTTGGGCATCAAGATCAAGTACCTTCACAGTGATATCGATACGATCGAGCGTTCTGAAATCCTGCGCGATTTGCGTCTGGGCGTCTTTGACGTTCTGGTCGGGATCAATCTTTTAAGAGAAGGTTTGGATATTCCAGAGGTGAGTCTTGTGGGTATCACTGATGCCGACAAAGAGGGATTTCTTCGCTCTGAGCGTTCTTTGATTCAAACAATTGGCCGTGCGGCCCGTAACTTGAACGGGCGCGTGATTTTGTATGGTGACGTGATTACCGACAGTATGAAAAAAGCGATCGGGGAAACCGAACGTCGTCGACGCATTCAGCAGGAACACAATGAAGCGCACGGGATCACGCCACAATCTATTCGTAAGAAAATCAGAGATGGTTTGGGTGAAACATTCGATGGATCTGTAGGTGGACAGCCGCTGAAGGGAGAGAATCGCCAGGAGGCGATTGTGAATAAGTATTCCCATGCGCCCGACAAACTGACCCAGGAAATCGACAAGCTTCGTGAGAAAATGCGTAAGCTGTCTAAAAATCTTGATTTCGAGGAAGCCGCGAAAGTGCGTGATGAAATCAAGCGCTTACAGATCGTTGAGTTGGGCATTCGCAGTGGTGAAGTTGAGGGCGATAGCGCCAAGGTGAATAAAGATGGCCTCGAGTAA